Below is a genomic region from Desulfitibacter alkalitolerans DSM 16504.
AGTCAGGTAGTTCCACCTGAATATAGAACAATATTTGGGTATAAAAAAGGCATAAAAATTGATAGTAGAGTTTTTTATCCAGATAAGGACTCAGCCCTTATTGGGGTTATAATTAATTCCTTTTACAGGTGGGACAATAAACTGAACTGCAAATTTTTACATGACAAGGGAATTGAACTTAAAAACAGATTTGTTTGTGAGTTTTCAGATCCAACAATCTCAATTTTGTCCAAATCAAGAGTGTTATTAGGAGTTATTATTGATATAGATGGAGATGAAGCTGTTATTGAAAAGAGTGGACATATAAGCAAGAAACTACTTAGTGATATTTATGTTGAAAACAACTTTAAGAATAGAAATGAAATAATGAGAGAGCTGTTGGGAGATAAAAAATTTGAAGAAATAATTAAAATTATTAAGAATTCTTCTGGTTCAAGAAAAAGTGCTGATTCTCAATTTAGTTCTGCTAATAGAATTGCTGAATGGTTAATCAAGACAAATTTCAACAGTAAATCAGGATTTTCATTTAGATTTACAAATATTTTTTCCTCGGACAATAGCCAATGGAAGTCAATAAATGCACAAAATCCTACTTATATATTTAGTTTACGTGAAGATAAAATAGATACATATGCTGATAGGGGATTGAAAAAGTATGGGCCTTATGACAGTATTACATATACACCTAAAACACCTAATATTGCAGTAATATGTAAAAAAACAGATAGAGGAATTGTAACTGAATTTTTAAAAAAATTTGAGCAAGGATTGCCTTCAATTAAATCAGGACATTTTGAACCTTATGGTCAAGGTTTTGTTAGAAAGTTCAAACTATCTTCAATAAATTGGTCTGTTTACGAGTTTAATAGTGACTGTAAAGATGATTATGAAAAGGCGATAAGATCATGCTTACAAAACACTATAAAGTGGGATTTGGCAATTATTCAAACATCTGAAAAACATAAACTGTTACCAGCGTCAGAAAGCCCTTATTATTTAGCAAAGGCCAAATTTATGGCGAATGACATACCTGTCCAGGGAATCAATATAGAAACAATGAAAAAAAGAGATGAACAAATTGTCTACATTCTAAATAATATATCGTTGGCTTGTTATGCGAAAATGGGAGGAACTCCTTGGGTTATTCCGTCAAATAAAAGTATTGACAGAGAATTGGTGATAGGATTAGGGAATGCAATAATAAAAAAAGATAGATTTAAATATGAAAAAAGAATTGTTGGCATAACTACCGTTTTTAATAGTGATGGGCGATATATGCTAAGCAGTAAATCTGCAGAAGTTGATTTTAAAGATTATTTTGAAGCATTACTTTATAATCTGCGGTCAGTATTTAACGATATCAAAAAAAATGAGGGATGGCGGAGTGGTGATAATGTACGACTTGTGTTTCACTGTTTTAAGCCTTTCAAAAACAGTGAGGCTAATGCTATAAAAAAACTTATGTTAGAATTAAGCAGGGATTTGAATATTATTTATGCCTTTTTACATATTGCAAAGGAACCACCATTGTTTTTAATTGATGATGAACAAGCAGGTATTCCTTCTTATAATGGTTCTTTAAAAGGAAAATGGATGCTGAAGAAAGGAACTGGTGTAAAGTTTGATGATAACGAATGTCTTATCCAACTTACAGATGCAAAAGATATTAAAATGGCAAGTCATGGAATGGCTAAGCCTATCATGTTGAAATTACACAGAGAGTCTACTTTTCTTGATTTAGACTATTTATCACAACAAGTATTTAATTTTGCTGCAATGTCATATCGAAGCTTTTCAAGTGCACCATTACCTGTTACTATTTGGTATTCACAGATGATAGCAAAAATATTAGGTAATATGCGAGATATTAAAGGATGGGATTCGGACTTCTTATTGAATAAGTTGAAATATAATAGGTGGTTTTTATGAATGATAATGCTATTGAAAACAAAAGTTGGGACTTTTTATTTAATGAGGATGAAACGTTTTTTAGGAAATGTTTTAAGCTATATACATTAGGAGAAGGTTACGTAAATTTGTCAGATGAAGAAATCG
It encodes:
- a CDS encoding argonaute/piwi family protein → MQKSNFLIANILNKTFDLYIDDYTEEKLKDYRNRYQETHAFFRYSIKGQEKIIIFPLTDDSVVTPEKYTVNPIKDTILVKKFVHELVFREIYQIGRKIEKYTTITFISEKNEDDLISQVVPPEYRTIFGYKKGIKIDSRVFYPDKDSALIGVIINSFYRWDNKLNCKFLHDKGIELKNRFVCEFSDPTISILSKSRVLLGVIIDIDGDEAVIEKSGHISKKLLSDIYVENNFKNRNEIMRELLGDKKFEEIIKIIKNSSGSRKSADSQFSSANRIAEWLIKTNFNSKSGFSFRFTNIFSSDNSQWKSINAQNPTYIFSLREDKIDTYADRGLKKYGPYDSITYTPKTPNIAVICKKTDRGIVTEFLKKFEQGLPSIKSGHFEPYGQGFVRKFKLSSINWSVYEFNSDCKDDYEKAIRSCLQNTIKWDLAIIQTSEKHKLLPASESPYYLAKAKFMANDIPVQGINIETMKKRDEQIVYILNNISLACYAKMGGTPWVIPSNKSIDRELVIGLGNAIIKKDRFKYEKRIVGITTVFNSDGRYMLSSKSAEVDFKDYFEALLYNLRSVFNDIKKNEGWRSGDNVRLVFHCFKPFKNSEANAIKKLMLELSRDLNIIYAFLHIAKEPPLFLIDDEQAGIPSYNGSLKGKWMLKKGTGVKFDDNECLIQLTDAKDIKMASHGMAKPIMLKLHRESTFLDLDYLSQQVFNFAAMSYRSFSSAPLPVTIWYSQMIAKILGNMRDIKGWDSDFLLNKLKYNRWFL